The following are encoded together in the Triticum dicoccoides isolate Atlit2015 ecotype Zavitan chromosome 6B, WEW_v2.0, whole genome shotgun sequence genome:
- the LOC119322018 gene encoding V-type proton ATPase subunit B 2 has protein sequence MGLAKDGAEMEEGTLEIGIEYRTVSGVAGPLVILDKVKGPKYQEIVNIRLGDGTTRRGQVLEVDGEKAVVQVFEGTSGIDNKYTTVQFTGEVLKTPVSLDMLGRIFNGSGKPIDNGPPILPEAYLDISGSSINPSERTYPEEMIQTGISTIDVMNSIARGQKIPLFSAAGLPHNEIAAQICRQAGLVKRLEQSKHAAEGGEEDNFAIVFAAMGVNMETAQFFKRDFEENGSMERVTLFLNLANDPTIERIITPRIALTTAEYLAYECGKHVLVILTDMSSYADALREVSAAREEVPGRRGYPGYMYTDLATIYERAGRIEGRKGSITQIPILTMPNDDITHPTPDLTGYITEGQIYIDRQLHNRQIYPPINVLPSLSRLMKSAIGEGMTRRDHSDVSNQLYANYAIGKDVQAMKAVVGEEALSSEDLLYLEFLDKFERKFVAQGAYDTRNIFQSLDLAWTLLRIFPRELLHRIPAKTLDQFYSRDATH, from the exons ATGGGTCTGGCGAAGGATGGCGCCGAGATGGAGGAGGGCACATTGGAGATTGGCATAG AGTATAGGACTGTCTCCGGTGTGGCAGGGCCATTGGTTATTTTGGACAAAGTAAAG GGCCCAAAGTATCAGGAGATTGTGAACATCCGATTGGGAGATGGCACCACTCGTCGTGGTcaagtcctcgaagttgatggtgaaaAAGCTGTTGTGCAG GTATTTGAAGGTACTTCAGGGATAGACAACAAGTATACTACTGTGCAGTTCACAGGCGAG GTTTTGAAAACTCCTGTCTCACTTGATATGCTTGGACGCATTTTTAATGGTTCTGGAAAACCTATTGATAATGGCCCCCCTATATTGCCCGAGGCTTACTTGGATATTTCTG GAAGTTCTATCAACCCAAGTGAGAGAACCTATCCAGAAGAGATGATTCAAACAGGAATATCCACCATTGATGTCATGAACTCGATTGCTCGAGGGCAAAAAATTCCTCTTTTCTCTGCTGCTGGACTTCCTCATAATGAAATTGCTGCTCAAATTTGTCGTCAAGCTGGCCTCGTTAAAAGGTTGGAGCAAAGCAAGCATGCAGCAGAG GGAGGTGAAGAAGACAATTTCGCAATTGTGTTTGCTGCTATGGGAGTAAACATGGAAACGGCACAATTTTTCAAGCGTGACTTCGAAGAAAATGGTTCGATGGAGCGGGTCACACTTTTCCTGAATTTG GCAAATGACCCCACTATTGAGCGTATTATCACTCCTCGAATTGCCCTAACGACTGCTGAATATTTGGCATATGAATGTGGGAAGCATGTTCTTGTGATTCTGACAGATATGAGCTCATATGCCGATGCACTTCGTGAG GTCTCAGCAGCACGAGAAGAGGTACCTGGTAGGCGTGGTTATCCTGGGTATATGTATACTGATCTGGCCACCATATATGAGCGAGCTGGGCGTATCGAGGGAAGAAAAGGATCAATTACTCAAATTCCTATTCTTACAATGCCTAATGATG ATATCACTCATCCAACTCCTGATCTTACGGGATACATTACCGAAGGGCAGATATATATTGACAGACAGCTTCATAATAGACAG ATATACCCACCCATCAACGTCCTGCCATCTCTTTCTCGTCTGATGAAG AGTGCTATTGGTGAAGGTATGACACGCCGGGATCATTCAGATGTGTCCAATCAG CTGTATGCCAACTACGCCATTGGGAAGGATGTTCAAGCCATGAAAGCAGTTGTCGGAGAGGAGGCTCTTTCATCTGAGGACCTG CTCTATTTAGAATTCCTCGACAAGTTTGAGAGGAAATTTGTAGCGCAAGGAGCATATGATACTCGGAACATTTTTCAGTCACTTGATCTGGCATGGACATTGCTACGCATATTCCCCCGTGAACTTCTCCACCGTATTCCTGCGAAGACCTTGGATCAGTTCTACAGCAGAGATGCCACCCATTGA